A genomic segment from Trichomycterus rosablanca isolate fTriRos1 unplaced genomic scaffold, fTriRos1.hap1 scaffold_123, whole genome shotgun sequence encodes:
- the LOC134304832 gene encoding uncharacterized protein LOC134304832 has product MDLETREMHDGRKGYQKEKRSNTQKQRYEYKKEATIIVDVSNLQEVTATEIIKAINEEIGFGKLLAVRYRQNKEFEATLQTEEDCLKLLDGLMIKGRLCDIRRLCCSEMTVSFLNLPAYLEDKIILDKLLAWGVTPSLPIRRRFYPGTTIADGTRFLKVKFPKEITSLPYSTKIETAEGLQYFRVIHDGQIRLCRLCAGTGHLIKDCPNLVCRECMEQGHFAKYCKAIKCPDCNHALISCTCTDEEEIEKEKEQENGEGKEHNIQHRKTEEESNNERLTTQEEEEKLHNQEDNKGKDEYTSAQKIQEMDTEQQTDPMTDNCAEREVEEERMDMDNTNETENKDTEKERSKKQQNKGAEGTKRKVKFQPNLAGALEKQRKRRETSKDKWLERTGMFDILTEELLE; this is encoded by the coding sequence ATGGATCTTGAAACAAGAGAAATGCACGATGGAAGGAAAGGAtaccaaaaagaaaaaagaagtaaCACACAAAAGCAAAGGTACGAATACAAGAAAGAAGCTACGATAATTGTGGATGTAAGTAACCTGCAAGAAGTTACGGCAACcgaaataataaaagcaataaacgAAGAGATTGGTTTTGGAAAGCTGCTGGCCGTCagatacagacaaaacaaagaaTTCGAGGCGACACTACAAACTGAAGAAGATTGTCTAAAACTACTGGATGGATTAATGATAAAAGGAAGATTATGTGACATAAGAAGACTTTGTTGCAGTGAAATGACTGTATCCTTTTTAAATTTACCGGCATACTTGGAAGACAAGATTATTTTAGATAAACTTTTAGCATGGGGAGTAACACCAAGTCTACCAATAAGGAGAAGATTTTATCCGGGAACAACAATAGCGGATGGGACTCGGTTTTTAAAAGTTAAATTCCCCAAAGAAATAACATCACTACCATACAGCACAAAAATTGAAACGGCGGAGGGATTACAATATTTCAGAGTGATACATGATGGACAGATAAGACTATGCAGATTGTGTGCAGGAACAGGACACCTAATAAAAGACTGTCCAAATCTAGTGTGTCGGGAATGTATGGAGCAAGGGCATTTtgctaaatactgtaaagcaATTAAATGTCCAGACTGTAACCATGCCCTAATAAGCTGTACATGTACGGATGAAGAAGaaatagagaaagaaaaagaacaagagAACGGGGAAGGAAAAGAACACAACATTCAGCACAGAAAAACAGAAGAGGAGAGCAATAACGAAAGATTGACAACGCAAGAAGAAGAGGAGAAACTACATAATCAGGAGGACAACAAAGGAAAAGATGAGTACACCAGTGCTCAAAAAATACAAGAAATGGACACAGAACAACAAACAGATCCTATGACAGACAACTGCGCGGAAAGAGAGGTGGAAGAAGAAAGAATGGACATGGACAATACAAATGAGACTGAAAACAAAGATACAGAAAAGGAGAGAAGTAAAAAGCAACAGAACAAAGGAGCCGAAGGGACTAAAAGGAAAGTAAAATTTCAACCAAATCTTGCCGGTGCGctggaaaaacaaagaaaaagaagagagaCTTCAAAAGACAAATGGTTAGAAAGAACCGGTATGTTCGATATTTTAACTGAAGAACTATTAGAATAA